The Streptomyces cyanogenus DNA segment GGTGTTCGCCAAGCGCAAGGCCGAGACGGAGGCGTCCCCCGCCGACTGGCGCTGCTGGTTCCGCCTCGCCGTGGCCTACCACGACGCCCGCGACACCCCTCGCGCCCGCAAGGCGATGCAACGCGCGATTGCCCTGCACGACGGCAAGACGCCCCAGCCCTGAGCCGTACGACCGGGACCCCCGGGGCTCCCCGGCCGACACCGGCCACTCCGGACGGCAACGGCAGTCCCGGAACCCGGCTGGGCAGCCCGGCTCCTGCTGATCCCGGCCCCGGGAACGAGCCGACCGCCCCTGGCCGCCCCTTCGCAGAGCACAGGCTGCCAGGTGGAGGTTGCTCGGTCCCGCCCGTGAGAGCGGCGATCGCGGAGCCCGTCCGGGTGGCCTTCCCTGTGGCCGCACGCGGCTGATCCTGCCGACCTGGCCAGGACGAAGCCCCGCCCGTACGACCCGCCCTTCAAGACCCGCCCTCGCCGGGCCGGCTCCTACGACGTGGTCCGTGCCTGCGCCCACGACCGGCGCCCGCGTCCGCCCCGGCAGCCCTGGTCAGCTCGAAGGGGCCGGTTCCCTGATCAGCTCGAAGGGGCCGGTCCCCACCTCGTGGGTCGGCCCCTTCGGTCGTGCTCGTGGTCTCAGCCGCGGCCGTTTTCCGCCGCCCATGCCTCCACCGCGTCCGCAGCCCGGTCGAAGGCCAGCGGTCGGCCCAGGAAGTCCAGGCCGTGAGTGGTGAGCAGCGGCGGGGTGTCCTCGGGCCGACGGTCCTTGCGGACGAGCACCAGCGCCTGTCCCTGCACCGTGCGCGGCAGCCCCAGCCAGCGCACCGGCTGCTGCACCGTCCGCACCGAGACCACCCGCGCCCACGGCACCGTCCGCGTCACCAGGAACCCGGTCCGGCGCAGCCCGCGCCCGCTCACCCACACTCCCATGCGCAGCAGCCGCAGCGCGCCCGCGACGATCGCCAGGCCGACGCCGAGGACCACCCCGGCGGTGGACAGCGAGCCGGTCACCGCGACGAGCACCGAGCCGAACAGGGCGAAGGAGGCGAGCAGCAACACCAGCGCCGCCCCACCCACCCGCCAGGGCCCCGGCCGGTAGGGGCGCCGCCAGCGGTCCGGGTCGTCGTACGGCAGCGCACTCTCCGCCGCCGGTTCGAAGGCGCGGTCGGCCGTCAGGAAGGGCAGGGGCACGGCTGGTCCTCACTCGGTCCTCGCGTGGGCTGTGCCGTGAGGCTATCCGGCCGTCTTCCCGCTCACCAGCCTTGAGCGTCCGGAAGAGTACTCAGTGCCCCTGGGACGCCTGGGACTGCTGAGCCGGCGTACTGGACGGTGTGGAGAGCGCCGGCATACCGACGACCAGCGCGCCGATGAGCCCGGCGACGAGGGTGAGGCCCAGCAGCCAGCGCCCGGCTAGCTCACCGATGGACGCACGCCGACGGGGTGGGGGCGTGACATTACTGCGGAACCTGTCCGCCTCGGCCAGGAAGGCGAAGGGTACGGGCTCGCGCCGACGGAACATGGTGGGTGCCGCTCCTCTCGTGGTTGGTGATCGAACACGCAGACCTCACCGGTACAGACGCGCGAGTGACACAAAAGGTGCCCATGTCCGAAAAAATCTCGGGTGCCTTTTATGGGGTGAGGTGGTGCTCAGGCCCCGCCGGGTGCCCCCGTAAGGTGGTCGCCAACCACAGAAGTAATGGGAAGGACCCCTCACCCCGTGACCACCCCCGAGTCGCTCACGTTCCGCAGTGACGTCACCGTCGAGCTGGTGAAGTCCAGCGCTTCGGACGCCGACGTGCTCTTCGCCGCCCGCGTCTCCACCGCCGGTGAGCAGTCCCTGGACGAGCTGAAGAAGGACCCCGAGCGCTCCAAGGGCCTGATCAACTACCTGATGCGCGACCGGCACGGCAGCCCGTTCGAGCACAACTCGATGACGTTCTTCATCAGCGCCCCGATCTTCGTCTTCCGCGAGTTCATGCGGCACCGCGTCGGCTGGTCGTACAACGAGGAGTCCGGCCGCTACCGCGAGCTCCAGCCGGTCTTCTACGTCCCGGACGCCTCCCGCAAGCTCGTCCAGGAGGGCCGCCCGGGCAAGTACGTCTTCGTCGAGGGCACCCCCGCCCAGCACGAGGCGGTCACCGGCACCCTGCGGGAGTCGTACGAGCAGGCGTACGCGGCCTACCAGAAGATGCTCGCCGAGGGCGTCGCCCGCGAGGTCGCCCGTGCCGCGCTCCCGGTCGGCCTCTACTCCTCGATGTACGCCACCTGCAACGCCCGCTCCCTGATGCACTTCCTCGGTCTGCGCACCCAGCACGAGCTGGCCAAGGTGCCGTCCTTCCCGCAGCGGGAGATCGAGATGGTGGGCGAGAAGATGGAGGCGGAGTGGGCGAAGCTCATGCCGCTGACGTACGCCGCCTTCAACGCGAACGGGCGTGTGGCCCCGTAGCGAAGCCTTGTTCCCCTGGCGGAACGGATGTACGGGTCAGCCTCGCGAAGTGTCCGTATTGCGGCATTTAGAGAAGTTCATCTAGCCTGATCAAACGGACCCGGCACTGCTTGAACCCCCGAGCAGGCAGTGCCGGGCTCCTTCTTTGTCCTGACTTTCCCGACACCCCACGGGCGCAGCCCGCATCGAGCACCGAGTAGCGTGTTACCCATGGCTCCGACCTCGACTCCGCAGACCCCCTTCGGGCGGGTCCTCACCGCCATGGTCACGCCCTTCACGGCGGACGGCGCACTCGACCTCGACGGCGCGCAGCGGCTCGCCGCCCACCTGGTGGACGCAGGCAACGACGGCCTGATCGTCAACGGCACCACCGGCGAGTCCCCCACCACGAGCGACGCGGAGAAATCGGACCTGGTACGAGCCGTCCTCGAGGCCGTCGGCGACCGCGCCCACGTCGTCGCCGGCGTCGGAACCAACGACACGCACCACAGCATCGAGCTGGCCCGCGAGGCCGAGCGCGTCGGCGCCCACGGCCTGCTGGTCGTCACGCCGTACTACAACAAGCCCCCGCAGGAGGGCCTGTACCGGCACTTCACGGCCGTCGCGGACGCCACCGGCCTGCCCGTCATGCTCTACGACATCCCCGGCCGCAGCGGCGTCCCGATCAGCACCGAGACGCTCGTCCGGCTCGCCGAGCACCCCCGGATCGTCGCCAACAAGGACGCCAAGGGCGACCTCGGCCGCGCCAGCTGGGCCATCGCCCGGTCCGGCCTCGCCTGGTACTCCGGCGACGACATGCTCAACCTCCCGCTCCTCTCCGTGGGCGCGGTCGGCTTCGTCTCCGTCGTCGGCCACCTCGTCACCCCCGACCTGCGCGCCCTGGTGGACGCGTACGTCTCCGGTGACGTCGTCAAGGCCACCGAGATCCACCAGAAGCTGCTCCCGGTCTACACCGGCATGTTCCGTACCCAGGGCGTCATGACCACCAAGGCGGCCCTCGCCCTTCAGGGCCTGCCCGCCGGACCGCTGCGCTCGCCCATGGTCGAGTGCTCGCCCGAGGAGATCGCCCAGCTCAAGATCGATCTTGCTGCCGGCGGGGTACAGCTCTGATTACAGACTTGGCACCACACGGGCTTCACAACTGAAGAACAACAGAAGAGGCGGGCCACCGGTGCCCGCACCCCACAACGACAACTGCTTCCGCACGAACGTCACGCGCGCCACGTGCCATACCGGTACGTGGCGCGTGTGGTGAGGAGAGTCTTTTGAGCCATCCGCATCCTGAACTCGGCCCGCCCCCGCCGCTCCCCGAGGGCGGCCTGCGGGTCACCCCGCTCGGCGGCCTCGGTGAGATCGGCCGAAACATGACGGTCTTCGAGTACGGCGGCCGCCTGCTGATCGTCGACTGCGGAGTGCTCTTCCCCGAGGAGGAGCAGCCCGGAATCGACCTGATCCTGCCGGACTTCTCGTCCGTCCGGGACCGCCTCGACGACATCGAGGGCATCGTCCTGACGCACGGCCACGAGGACCACATCGGCGGCGTCCCCTTCCTGCTCCGCGAGAAGCCGGACATCCCGCTGATCGGCTCCAAGCTGACCCTGGCCCTGATCGAGGCCAAGCTCCAGGAGCACCGGATCCGTCCGTACACCCTGGAGGTGGCGGAGGGGCACCGTGAGCGCGTCGGCCCCTTCGACTGCGAGTTCGTCGCCGTCAACCACTCCATCCCGGACGCCCTGGCCGTCGCCATCCGCACGCCCGCCGGCATGGTGGTGCACACCGGCGACTTCAAGATGGACCAGCTCCCGCTGGACAACCGCCTCACAGACCTGCACGCCTTCGCGCGGCTGAGCGAGGAGGGCATCGACCTCCTCCTCGCCGACTCCACGAACGCCGAGGTCCCGGGCTTCGTCCCGCCCGAGCGCGAGATCTCCAACGTGCTGCGGCAGGTCTTCGCCGGCGCCCGCAAGCGGATCATCGTGGCGAGCTTCGCCAGCCACGTCCACCGCATCCAGCAGATCCTGGACGCGGCCCACGAGTACGGCCGCCGGGTCGCCTTCGTCGGCCGTTCCATGGTCCGCAACATGGGCATCGCCCGTGACCTGGGCTACCTGAAGATCCCGCCGGGCCTGGTGGTGGACGTCAAGACGCTGGACGACCTGCCCGACCACGAGGTGGTCCTGGTCTGCACGGGCTCCCAGGGCGAGCCGATGGCCGCCCTGTCCCGCATGGCCAACCGCGACCACCAGATCCGCATCGTCGAGGGCGACACGGTCATCCTCGCCTCCTCGCTGATCCCGGGGAACGAGAACGCGGTCTACCGCGTGATCAACGGCCTGACCCGCTGGGGCGCCAACGTCGTCCACAAGGGCAACGCCAAGGTGCATGTTTCCGGCCACGCGTCCGCGGGCGAGTTGCTGTACTTCTACAACATCTGCCGCCCGAAGAACCTGATGCCGGTCCACGGCGAATGGCGCCACCTGCGGGCCAACGCCGAGTTGGGCGCCCTGACCGGCGTCCCGCACGACCGGATCGTCATCGCAGAGGACGGCGTGGCGGTCGACCTGATCGAGGGCAAGGCCAAGATCTCCGGCAAGGTCCAGGCCGGTTACGTCTACGTCGACGGACTCTCGGTCGGCGACGTCGGTGAGCCGGCGCTCAAGGACCGCAAGATCCTCGGCGACGAGGGCATCATCTCGGTCTTCGTGGTCGTGGACGCCTCCACCGGCAAGATCACCGGCGGTCCGCACGTCCAGGCGCGCGGCTCCGGCATCGAGGACTCGGCCTTCGCCGACGTCCTCCCGAAGATCACGGAGGTCCTGGAGCGGTCCGCCCAGGACGGCGTCGTGGAGCCCCACCAGCTCCAGCAGCTCATCCGCCGGACCCTCGGCAAGTGGGTCTCGGACACGTATCGCCGCAGGCCGATGATCCTGCCGGTGGTCGTGGAGGTCTGACGGCCCGTCTGGTCCACACCAGGAGCGGGGCGCCTCGATTTGCATCGGGGCGCCCCGCTCCAGTACGTTTACGGCTCCGCCCACCCGGGAACCCCAGCACTTCACGCGCTGGACACGGACGCCCGGAGCGGGTGGGAAAACCGGCTCAGAACTTCTGATAAAGTCGGAACCGCCGGAAAGGGAAACGCGAGAGCGGGAACCTGGAAAGCACCGAGGAAATCGGATCGAGAAAAGATCTGATAGAGTCGGAAACGCAAGACCGAAGGGAAGCGCCCGGAGGAAAGCCCGAGAGGGTGAGTACAAAGGAAGCGACCGTTCCTTGAGAACTCAACAGCGTGCCAAAAGTCAACGCCAGATATGTTGATACCCCGTCCGTCGGAAACATCCGATGGTCGAGGTTCCTTTGAAAAAACACAGCGAGGACGCTGTGAACGGTCGGGCTTATTCCGCCTGACTGTTCCGCTCTCGTGGTGTTCATCCCGATTACGGGAAAACATTCACGGAGAGTTTGATCCTGGCTCAGGACGAACGCTGGCGGCGTGCTTAACACATGCAAGTCGAACGATGAACCTCCTTCGGGAGGGGATTAGTGGCGAACGGGTGAGTAACACGTGGGCAATCTGCCCTGCACTCTGGGACAAGCCCTGGAAACGGGGTCTAATACCGGATACGAGCCTCCACCGCATGGTGGGGGTTGGAAAGCTCCGGCGGTGCAGGATGAGCCCGCGGCCTATCAGCTTGTTGGTGAGGTAACGGCTCACCAAGGCGACGACGGGTAGCCGGCCTGAGAGGGCGACCGGCCACACTGGGACTGAGACACGGCCCAGACTCCTACGGGAGGCAGCAGTGGGGAATATTGCACAATGGGCGCAAGCCTGATGCAGCGACGCCGCGTGAGGGATGACGGCCTTCGGGTTGTAAACCTCTTTCAGCAGGGAAGAAGCGAAAGTGACGGTACCTGCAGAAGAAGCGCCGGCTAACTACGTGCCAGCAGCCGCGGTAATACGTAGGGCGCAAGCGTTGTCCGGAATTATTGGGCGTAAAGAGCTCGTAGGCGGCTTGTCACGTCGGATGTGAAAGCCCGGGGCTTAACCCCGGGTCTGCATTCGATACGGGCAGGCTAGAGTTCGGTAGGGGAGATCGGAATTCCTGGTGTAGCGGTGAAATGCGCAGATATCAGGAGGAACACCGGTGGCGAAGGCGGATCTCTGGGCCGATACTGACGCTGAGGAGCGAAAGCGTGGGGAGCGAACAGGATTAGATACCCTGGTAGTCCACGCCGTAAACGGTGGGCACTAGGTGTGGGCAACATTCCACGTTGTCCGTGCCGCAGCTAACGCATTAAGTGCCCCGCCTGGGGAGTACGGCCGCAAGGCTAAAACTCAAAGGAATTGACGGGGGCCCGCACAAGCGGCGGAGCATGTGGCTTAATTCGACGCAACGCGAAGAACCTTACCAAGGCTTGACATACACCGGAAACGTCTGGAGACAGGCGCCCCCTTGTGGTCGGTGTACAGGTGGTGCATGGCTGTCGTCAGCTCGTGTCGTGAGATGTTGGGTTAAGTCCCGCAACGAGCGCAACCCTTGTCCCGTGTTGCCAGCAGGCCCTTGTGGTGCTGGGGACTCACGGGAGACCGCCGGGGTCAACTCGGAGGAAGGTGGGGACGACGTCAAGTCATCATGCCCCTTATGTCTTGGGCTGCACACGTGCTACAATGGCCGGTACAAAGAGCTGCGATACCGCGAGGTGGAGCGAATCTCAAAAAGCCGGTCTCAGTTCGGATTGGGGTCTGCAACTCGACCCCATGAAGTCGGAGTCGCTAGTAATCGCAGATCAGCATTGCTGCGGTGAATACGTTCCCGGGCCTTGTACACACCGCCCGTCACGTCACGAAAGTCGGTAACACCCGAAGCCGGTGGCCCAACCCCTTGTGGGAGGGAGCTGTCGAAGGTGGGACTGGCGATTGGGACGAAGTCGTAACAAGGTAGCCGTACCGGAAGGTGCGGCTGGATCACCTCCTTTCTAAGGAGCACTTCTTACCAACTTCGGTTGGTCAGAGGCCAGTACATCAGCGAACGTCTGATGCTGGTTGCTCATGGGTGGAACGTTGACTACTCGGCACGATCCAGGATGGATCAGGCGCTAGTACGGCCCCTCGGGGCGTGGAACGCTGATCTGGTCAACTGATCGTGTCGGGCACGCTGTTGGGTGTCTGAGGGAATGGATTTTCCTCAGTCGCCGGCCCCAGTGAACTCGAGCCTGTTGGTTCGGGGTGATGGGTGGCTGGTCGTTGTTTGAGAACTGCACAGTGGACGCGAGCATCTGTGGCCAAGTTTTTAAGGGCGCACGGTGGATGCCTTGGCACCAGGAACCGATGAAGGACGTGGGAGGCCGCGATAGTCCCCGGGGAGTCGTCAACCAGGCTTTGATCCGGGGGTTTCCGAATGGGGAAACCCGGCAGTCGTCATGGGCTGTCACCCACTGCTGAACACATAGGCAGTGTGGAGGGAACGCGGGGAAGTGAAACATCTCAGTACCCGCAGGAAGAGAAAACAACCGTGATTCCGGGAGTAGTGGCGAGCGAAACTGGATGAGGCCAAACCGTATGCGTGTGAGACCCGGCAGGGGTTGCGCATGCGGGGTTGTGGGATTTCTCTTGATCAGTCTGCCGACTGGTCGGCGAGTCAGAAACCGTATGGATAGGCGAAGGACATGCGAAAGGTCCGGCGTAGAGGGTAAGACCCCCGTAGTCGAAATCTGTACGGCTCGCTTGAGAAACACCCAAGTAGCACGGGGCCCGAGAAATCCCGTGTGAATCTGGCGGGACCACCCGCTAAGCCTAAATATTCCCTGGTGACCGATAGCGGATAGTACCGTGAGGGAATGGTGAAAAGTACCGCGGGAGCGGAGTGAAATAGTACCTGAAACCGTGTGCCTACAAGCCGTGGGAGCGTCGGACATCAGCTTGCTGGTGTCTCGTGACTGCGTGCCTTTTGAAGAATGAGCCTGCGAGTTTGCGGTGTGTTGCGAGGTTAACCCGGGTGGGGAAGCCGTAGCGAAAGCGAGTCCGAATAGGGCGATTTTAGTAGCACGCTCAAGACCCGAAGCGGAGTGATCTAGCCATGGGCAGGTTGAAGCGGAGGTAAGACTTCGTGGAGGACCGAACCCACCAGGGTTGAAAACCTGGGGGATGACCTGTGGTTAGGGGTGAAAGGCCAATCAAACTCCGTGATAGCTGGTTCTCCCCGAAATGCATTTAGGTGCAGCGTCGTGTGTTTCTTGCCGGAGGTAGAGCACTGGATAGGCGATGGGCCCTACCGGGTTACTGACCTTAGCCAAACTCCGAATGCCGGTAAGTGAGAGCGCGGCAGTGAGACTGTGGGGGATAAGCTCCATGGTCGAGAGGGAAACAGCCCAGAGCATCG contains these protein-coding regions:
- the thyX gene encoding FAD-dependent thymidylate synthase, which produces MGRTPHPVTTPESLTFRSDVTVELVKSSASDADVLFAARVSTAGEQSLDELKKDPERSKGLINYLMRDRHGSPFEHNSMTFFISAPIFVFREFMRHRVGWSYNEESGRYRELQPVFYVPDASRKLVQEGRPGKYVFVEGTPAQHEAVTGTLRESYEQAYAAYQKMLAEGVAREVARAALPVGLYSSMYATCNARSLMHFLGLRTQHELAKVPSFPQREIEMVGEKMEAEWAKLMPLTYAAFNANGRVAP
- the dapA gene encoding 4-hydroxy-tetrahydrodipicolinate synthase gives rise to the protein MAPTSTPQTPFGRVLTAMVTPFTADGALDLDGAQRLAAHLVDAGNDGLIVNGTTGESPTTSDAEKSDLVRAVLEAVGDRAHVVAGVGTNDTHHSIELAREAERVGAHGLLVVTPYYNKPPQEGLYRHFTAVADATGLPVMLYDIPGRSGVPISTETLVRLAEHPRIVANKDAKGDLGRASWAIARSGLAWYSGDDMLNLPLLSVGAVGFVSVVGHLVTPDLRALVDAYVSGDVVKATEIHQKLLPVYTGMFRTQGVMTTKAALALQGLPAGPLRSPMVECSPEEIAQLKIDLAAGGVQL
- a CDS encoding ribonuclease J, with the protein product MSHPHPELGPPPPLPEGGLRVTPLGGLGEIGRNMTVFEYGGRLLIVDCGVLFPEEEQPGIDLILPDFSSVRDRLDDIEGIVLTHGHEDHIGGVPFLLREKPDIPLIGSKLTLALIEAKLQEHRIRPYTLEVAEGHRERVGPFDCEFVAVNHSIPDALAVAIRTPAGMVVHTGDFKMDQLPLDNRLTDLHAFARLSEEGIDLLLADSTNAEVPGFVPPEREISNVLRQVFAGARKRIIVASFASHVHRIQQILDAAHEYGRRVAFVGRSMVRNMGIARDLGYLKIPPGLVVDVKTLDDLPDHEVVLVCTGSQGEPMAALSRMANRDHQIRIVEGDTVILASSLIPGNENAVYRVINGLTRWGANVVHKGNAKVHVSGHASAGELLYFYNICRPKNLMPVHGEWRHLRANAELGALTGVPHDRIVIAEDGVAVDLIEGKAKISGKVQAGYVYVDGLSVGDVGEPALKDRKILGDEGIISVFVVVDASTGKITGGPHVQARGSGIEDSAFADVLPKITEVLERSAQDGVVEPHQLQQLIRRTLGKWVSDTYRRRPMILPVVVEV